The following are encoded in a window of Leptodactylus fuscus isolate aLepFus1 chromosome 9, aLepFus1.hap2, whole genome shotgun sequence genomic DNA:
- the DYNLT5 gene encoding dynein light chain Tctex-type 5 translates to MSDAAKDKAARLLKKRGSVSSLSSHEIRPRENFSKTRESKDSMSTVSYIDEPGHHDDITRPAVQMENTYQLGPGRRFPVATVNNILKDVLTSYLQEEKYEAELCRQMTKTISEVVKARVKDLMIPRYKIIVLIYIGQLNDQSMRVGSRCIWDPAHDTFSSYTFKNSSLFALANVYAVYYE, encoded by the exons ATGTCCGACGCTGCGAAAGACAAGGCCGCCCGCCTGCTGAAGAAGAGGGGAAGTGTTTCATCCCTCAGTAGCCATGAAATCAGACCACGAGAAAACTTCAGCAAGACCCGGGAGTCCAAAGA TTCTATGAGTACAGTGTCTTATATTGATGAACCAGGACATCATGATGACATCACCCGTCCAGCAGTGCAGATGGAAAATACCTACCAACTAG GTCCCGGTCGCCGTTTTCCTGTAGCCACGGTCAATAATATCCTAAAAGACGTCCTGACAAGTTACCTGCAGGAGGAGAAGTACGAGGCCGAGCTCTGTAGACAAATGACAAAGACGATCTCCGAG GTTGTGAAGGCGAGAGTGAAGGACCTGATGATCCCCAGGTATAAAATCATCGTCCTCATCTACATCGGGCAGCTGAACGATCAGAGCATGCGGGTGGGGAGCCGCTGTATCTGGGACCCCGCACACGACACCTTCTCATCCTACACATTCAAGAACAGCTCCTTGTTTGCCCTGGCCAATGTCTATGCGGTATATTACGAGTAG